The proteins below are encoded in one region of Diceros bicornis minor isolate mBicDic1 chromosome 14, mDicBic1.mat.cur, whole genome shotgun sequence:
- the LOC131413308 gene encoding putative olfactory receptor 2I1 produces MKANHSTEERFLLLGFSDWRSLQPVLLALVLPCYLVTLTSNSPLVLLAVRDPRLHTPMYYFLCHLALVDAGFITSVVPPLLASLRGPALSLQRRGCKSLALGSAECVLLAVMALDPAQGQGKFCRPLPGASWLGGLTNSAAQTALLAARPLCAPLGVDHFICELPALLKLACSGGRHATERQMFAARVLILLVPSAVILASYGAVALGVWGMRSGGGQRKAMGTCGSHLTAVCLFYGSAIYTYLQPTHSYNQGQGKFVSLFYTVVTPALNPLIYTLSNKVKGAARRLLGSLGRGQAGQ; encoded by the exons ATGAAG GCCAACCACAGCACAGAGGAGCGCTTCCTCCTGCTGGGTTTCTCCGACTGGCGCTCCCTGCAGCCTGTCCTCCTCGCCCTTGTCCTCCCCTGCTACCTCGTGACTCTGACGAGCAACTCGCCTCTTGTGCTGCTGGCAGTGCGCGACCCGCGCCTGCACACGCCCATGTACTACTTCCTCTGCCATCTGGCCCTGGTGGACGCGGGCTTCATCACCAGCGTGGTGCCGCCGCTGCTGGCCAGCCTGCGCGGCCCGGCGCTGTCGCTGCAGCGCCGCGGCTGCAAGTCCCTGGCGCTGGGCTCGGCCGAGTGCGTCCTCCTGGCGGTGATGGCGCTGGACCCCGCCCAGGGGCAGGGCAAGTTCTGCCGCCCGCTGCCCGGCGCCTCCTGGCTCGGCGGCCTCACCAACTCTGCGGCGCAAACGGCGCTCTTGGCGGCGCGGCCTCTGTGCGCGCCCCTCGGGGTGGACCACTTCATCTGCGAGCTGCCCGCGCTGCTCAAGCTGGCCTGCTCCGGCGGCCGACACGCCACCGAGCGCCAGATGTTCGCCGCCCGCGTGCTCATCTTGCTGGTGCCGTCCGCCGTCATCCTGGCCTCGTATGGCGCCGTGGCCCTCGGTGTATGGGGCATGCGGTCCGGCGGGGGCCAGAGGAAAGCGATGGGCACCTGTGGGTCTCACCTGACAGCCGTCTGCCTGTTCTACGGCTCGGCCATCTATACCTACCTGCAACCCACGCACAGCTACAACCAGGGGCAGGGCAAGTTCGTTTCGCTTTTCTACACTGTAGTCACACCGGCCCTCAACCCACTCATCTACACGCTCAGCAATAAAGTGAAGGGGGCAGCGAGGAGGCTCCTGGGGAGTCTGGGGAGAGGGCAAGCTGGGCAGTGA